In the genome of Fluviispira vulneris, one region contains:
- a CDS encoding ABC transporter ATP-binding protein, which yields MACISVQGLTASYAKVKILQQIDVEFFQNKVTSIVGPNGSGKSTLLKTIAGSLKPESGTIHINDRLIQDFKRKELAKILAFLPQSPETPKDITVEQLVTYGRYSHQAIFKNTKCEDKKIIDWALSATNLKQLAQTSISDLSGGQRQRAWIAMSLAQNSDCLFLDEVTTYLDIRHQIEILNLLKKLNTESAKTIIMVLHDINHALHYSDYIVVVKNGKIYAHDSIESILENKILESAFKVKFKVLYDENKKPFIVCNELVH from the coding sequence ATGGCTTGTATTTCTGTGCAGGGTTTAACAGCTTCTTATGCAAAAGTTAAAATTCTGCAGCAAATTGATGTCGAGTTTTTTCAAAATAAAGTGACTTCCATTGTTGGGCCGAATGGTTCTGGCAAATCAACGTTGCTCAAAACAATAGCTGGCTCATTAAAACCTGAAAGTGGAACTATTCATATTAATGATCGCCTTATACAAGATTTTAAAAGAAAAGAGCTTGCTAAGATTCTTGCCTTTTTGCCACAATCACCTGAGACTCCCAAAGACATCACTGTTGAACAACTTGTAACTTATGGACGCTATTCCCATCAAGCCATTTTTAAAAATACAAAATGTGAAGATAAAAAAATTATAGACTGGGCTCTTTCTGCGACAAATTTAAAGCAACTGGCTCAAACTTCTATCAGTGATCTTTCAGGAGGGCAAAGACAAAGAGCTTGGATAGCTATGTCTCTTGCGCAGAATAGTGATTGCTTATTCCTAGATGAAGTGACAACATATTTAGATATTCGACATCAAATTGAAATTTTAAATTTATTGAAAAAGCTGAACACAGAAAGTGCGAAGACTATTATAATGGTTTTGCATGATATTAATCACGCATTACATTATTCAGATTATATTGTTGTTGTTAAAAATGGCAAAATTTATGCCCATGACTCTATAGAAAGTATTCTTGAAAATAAAATTCTTGAAAGTGCTTTTAAAGTAAAATTTAAAGTTCTTTACGACGAAAATAAGAAGCCTTTTATTGTTTGTAATGAATTAGTTCATTAA